The window ATCCGGCCCTCACCATATTGTTGCCAACGCAACCATGCCGGATCGACGTCTGTTCCATCACTCTGCCGCACCGTCACCGCGCCGCGCGGCCGCCCGGCGCGGCTCGGGCGGCCTGAATGGCCGGGCCGCTCGGGGCGCCCGGTGGCTGGGGCTCGCTGGGGCGGTGCAGACGAAGGCCCAGGGACGGTCGTGGTGGCGCGTCATGACGACGGTGACGGCCGGACCACCCGCGACCAGGTCGCGACGGGCGGGAAGCAGCCGCCGGCGCAGGGCGTCGACGTCGCCCGCGAGCCCCCGGCGACGCAGGTCCAACGCGCCGATCCCCATGCCGCGCAGCAGGACGGTCAGCCGGCGTACGTCGAACGGCAGGCTCGCCTCGACCCGCAGCATTCGGGCGAACGGCGTCGGGACCGCCCGGTCGGACGTAAGGAAGGCGATCATCGGGTCGATCTGCCACGCGCCGAGCCGGCGGGCGAGCTCACCGACGAGCCCAGCCCTGGTGACGGCCGGGCTCGGGTCGTACAGATAGGTGCCGGGCTCGCCGAGCCGGCGCGCGCCCACACCTTCCTCACCGTCGTCGCCAGGCTCGCCGTCGGGTTCTCCGGCGAGCGTCACGGCCACGACGCTCTGCCGGCCCAGCTCGGGCGAGATCCCAGGCAGGGCCTCGGGTGGGGTCCCGGGCGAGATCTCCGGCGGCCCTACCGCCGCCGTCGGTCCGTCACCGCTCGGCGAGCCGGCATCCTCGAGCGGAACGTCGTCGAGCCGGACGCCGTCAAACTGGACACCGTCGAGCAGGACGCCCTCGAGCAGGAGGCCGTCGAGCAGGGCGCCGTCGAGCAGGACGGTCGCGCGCCGCGGCGTCCCGTAGGCCAGGGCCGGCGAGAACAGCACCGCTTCCTTCAGGTCGCGGCCGTCGGCGACGAACTCGATCTCCCAGCCGGGCGGGACGAGCGCCGTCGGCAACCCCGGTGCCGCCTTCACCGCGACGGCGGGCACCCGCTCCGCGAGCGCGAAGCACCAGGGCAGCGGCGGCTCGCTGGTACCGGCGGCGAACCGGCGGCCGTCCGCGCGGCGCGCCGGGTCGACGAACACCGCCTCGATACCCGCCAGCTCCACGTCCCGGACGTCCGCTCCGCGCGCGTCGAGATCCGCGTCTGGCGCGTAGACGCGCGCGTTGTGGACGGCGATGCGCAGGTGCAGGGGGTCACGGTCGACGGCGACGAGTGGGTGGCCGGCGGCGGCCAGCGCGAGCAGGTCCCCGCCGATGCCGGTGCAGAGGTCGGCGACGCGGCCCAGCCCGGCGAACCGGGCGGCGCGATGGTGGGCCGCGGCCTCGGCTGTCGACTGCTCCAGCCCAGCCCTGGTGAACAGCATCTCGCCCGCGCGGGTGAACGTGCCGGCCGCCCGCAGGCGCAACTCCGCCTGGGTGAACGCGGCGGCGACCAGCTCGGGCGGCACCCCCGCGGCGCGCAACCGGGCACCGGTCCCGAGCTCGTCGCCGGCCTCGAGCGCCGCGGCCGCCCGCGCGAGCAGCCGCCCGCCCCGCGTCGAGGTCAGCTCGCCCAGCCAGTCAGACCCGGCCGAGCCCGACTGGCCGGCCTCGCCGGGCTCGCCGAACGAGCCGGACTCAGCGGGCGAACCGGACTCGGCGGGCGAGCCAGAGCGGCTGGACGAGCCGGACGGACCGGCGGTCTCGCCGTCCACCAGCTCGTCTGACTCGTCCCGCGGCGGGCGCTGGCTCAGCTGTGACGGCCCTTCGCCTGGCGGCCCATAATGCGGGCCATCTCGCGCTTGGCGTCCTTCTCCGCGAGCGCGGCGCGCTTGTCGTAGTTCTTGCGACCGCGGGCGAGCGCGACCTCGATCTTCGCCCGGCCGTCCTTCCAGTACAGGACGAGCGGAACCAGGGTCAGGCCGCCCTCCTTGGTCTTGCCGACGAGCTTCTCGATCTCGTCGCGGTGCAGCAGCAGCTTGCGCTTGCGCCGCGGCGCGTGGTTCGTCCACGTCCCCTCGGTGTACTCGGGAATGTGGACGTTGTGCAGCCAGACCTCACCGTTCTCGACCTGCGCGAACCCGTCGACCAGCGACGCCCGCCCATGCCGCAGCGACTTGACCTCGGTGCCGGTGAGCACCACGCCGGCCTCGTAGGTGTCGAGGATGTCGTACTCATGCCGGGCACGCCGGTTCTGCGCGATCGTCTTGCGACCGGTCTCCTTCGGCACCGTCTTCCCTCAACCGTCTTCCGTCTTGCGTCGTCTTCTGACTGGCGTCGTCTTCTGACTGGCGTCGCCCTCTGGCTGGCGTCCGCCTCGCGCGTCCGCGAGACCGCGTTCTGTCTCGCGTTCGCGAAGCCGCGCCCAACCCCGCGCGGCCAGCACCCCAAGGTCACGAGGGTACCGCCACGCCCGCCGCTTCGGGCGCCGCCGAGCTTCCCGTGATCGTTCGGACGACGGCGACGGCGAGCGCGGGGGCGGTGCCGCCCGCCTCGCGTCGCCTCGCGGCAGCTCTGCGGGGCTCGCTACGCCCGCAGGTGACGATGGAGAGCCAGGCTGCCCATCGCGGCCGCGGCCAGCGCGCCCAGCGCCATGACCGCGCCGCCGGACACCCACACCGCGTCCCAGCCGAACAGCGGGAACGTCGTCTGGTGCGCGAAGCGCCCGTCGACCAGGAATGCCTTACACATAACCAGCGCGGCCGCCGCCACCATTCCACCCGTCAGTCCCGACAGGGCGCACTCCAGCACGAACGGCGCCCGGATCGTCGCGTTCGTCGCTCCTACGAGCCGCATGATCGCCGTCTCCCGGCGGCGGGCATGTGCCGAGACACGGATCATCGTGTAGATCAGCGCGCCGGACGCGGCCGCCTGCACGGCGGCGAGCGTGAACGCGGCGACGCTGAACCCGTCCAGCACCCGGTAGAGCGGCCGCAGCAGCGCGCGCTGGTCGCGCACGGCCTCGACGCCGTCGCGGCCGGTGTAGCCGAGGACGATCTCGTCACCCGCGCGCGGGTCGACGAGCCGCAGCCGCAGCGCCGCCGGCAGGTCGGCCGGCCCAACCCCGGCGACGACGTCGGGCGAGGACCGGAAGTCCCGCTTGAAGCGCTCGTAGACCTGCTCTTTGTCCTCGTAACGGACGGCCAGCACGGCGGGGTCGGCCTTCAGGTCGTCGGTCAGCGCGGTCCGCTGGGCCGGGGTGACGTCGTCGGTGAGGTCGATGACGACCTCCAGCTGGTCGACCAGGTAGCCGTCGATCGTGTGGACCTCGGCGCGCAGCAGCAGTCCCGCGCCCAGCATGCCCAGACACACAGCCGCGGTGATGACCACGGCCGACGTCACTGCCAGGTTGCGCCGCAGGCCGGCGCCGAGAATCGCGAGCAGTGGCCCGATCCGCACCTAGTCCACCCCGCCGCCCGCGCCCGCGGGAGTGCCCGCGGCGGCCGTCATGCCGGTCGTGCCCTGGCCCGGTGTCGCGGCGGCGGTGCCCGTCTCGTCCGCCTCGTACGCGCCGCCGTGCTCGTCGCGGACGCAGGCGCCGTCCGCGAGCTCGATCACCCGGCGGCGGCGCGCGTCGACCAGCCCGGCGTTGTGCGTCGCCATCACCACCGTCGTCCCGGTCCGGTTGACGGCGTCCAACAGTCGCATGATTCCCTCGCTGGTGGCCGGGTCGAGGTTGCCGGTCGGCTCGTCGGCGAGCAGGACCCGCGGCCGGCCCACGAACGCCCGCGCGATCGCGACCCGCTGCTGCTCGCCGCCGGACAGCTCGTCGGGGTAGCGGTTCTCCTTGCCGGCGAGGCCGACGAGACCGAGCACCTCGGGCACGACCGCGCGAACGACGTGCCGCGGCCGGCCGACGACGTCGAGGGCGAAGGCGACGTTGCCGGCGACGGTGCGGTCGGGCAGGAGCCGGAAGTCCTGGAACACGCAGCCGACGGCGCGGCGCAGCAGCGGCACCCTCCGGTCGGGGATCGCGGCGAGATCCATCCCGTCGAGGGTCACCAGCCCGCTGGTAGCTCGTTCCTCGCGCAGCAACAGCCGCAGGAGGGTCGACTTGCCCGAGCCGGACGGGCCGACGAGGTAGACGAACTCCCCCTCGTCGATGCGCAGGGTGAGGTCACGCAGCGCCGGCCGGGTGCCCGCCGGGTAGGTCATCGTCACCGCGTCGAGCCGGATCATCCCGGGCCCCTTCCGGGCGGCCGGTGCGGCGGCGCCTGAACCGCCGCCGCCCCGACCATCCCAATCCATCACCGTCCGAACTGCTCTCACCACTGTAGGTGACTAGATGGTCGTGACCGGTAAGCGGGCGTACGGTGAACAGACAGCGTCCGACAGTGTGGTCTTAGGATCATGGGTTCTTAAGGATCATGACCTCAAAGAATCACGACGGGGAACTTGGTGGGCAAGAGGCCCTCGCGGCCTGGTAACCCACCGGCGGATCCGGGAAGAACGCATCGTGGGGCGGCGCCCGCCCCGGCGGACGGTAGAAGGGACGGCGGCTATGTGCTGTGACGACCTGGTCTGCGCGCGGTGCGCGAGCCCAGTGGCCGAAGGCCGTTGCCCGACCTGCCGGGCCGCCCGCGCCGAGCTCCACCACCAGTCCGGTGGGTTCACGGTTTCCCCGCAGCTGGTCGCCCTGCTGCTCCTCGTCCTGACCGCGCTGGCGCTGCTCGCCGCGCATCAGGTCCAGTAGGCACCAGATCCAGCAAGGCGGGCACGAATACGGGCACGGGGTTGGGATTTCGCCCGTCGGAATTCGGATAGGTCGGGTCATTCCCGGACCAGCTGACCGTGGCGGATCCTGGAACCATGGCATCTGGTC of the Pseudofrankia saprophytica genome contains:
- a CDS encoding THUMP-like domain-containing protein, which encodes MDGETAGPSGSSSRSGSPAESGSPAESGSFGEPGEAGQSGSAGSDWLGELTSTRGGRLLARAAAALEAGDELGTGARLRAAGVPPELVAAAFTQAELRLRAAGTFTRAGEMLFTRAGLEQSTAEAAAHHRAARFAGLGRVADLCTGIGGDLLALAAAGHPLVAVDRDPLHLRIAVHNARVYAPDADLDARGADVRDVELAGIEAVFVDPARRADGRRFAAGTSEPPLPWCFALAERVPAVAVKAAPGLPTALVPPGWEIEFVADGRDLKEAVLFSPALAYGTPRRATVLLDGALLDGLLLEGVLLDGVQFDGVRLDDVPLEDAGSPSGDGPTAAVGPPEISPGTPPEALPGISPELGRQSVVAVTLAGEPDGEPGDDGEEGVGARRLGEPGTYLYDPSPAVTRAGLVGELARRLGAWQIDPMIAFLTSDRAVPTPFARMLRVEASLPFDVRRLTVLLRGMGIGALDLRRRGLAGDVDALRRRLLPARRDLVAGGPAVTVVMTRHHDRPWAFVCTAPASPSHRAPRAARPFRPPEPRRAAARRGDGAAE
- the smpB gene encoding SsrA-binding protein SmpB, with translation MPKETGRKTIAQNRRARHEYDILDTYEAGVVLTGTEVKSLRHGRASLVDGFAQVENGEVWLHNVHIPEYTEGTWTNHAPRRKRKLLLHRDEIEKLVGKTKEGGLTLVPLVLYWKDGRAKIEVALARGRKNYDKRAALAEKDAKREMARIMGRQAKGRHS
- the ftsX gene encoding permease-like cell division protein FtsX; the encoded protein is MRIGPLLAILGAGLRRNLAVTSAVVITAAVCLGMLGAGLLLRAEVHTIDGYLVDQLEVVIDLTDDVTPAQRTALTDDLKADPAVLAVRYEDKEQVYERFKRDFRSSPDVVAGVGPADLPAALRLRLVDPRAGDEIVLGYTGRDGVEAVRDQRALLRPLYRVLDGFSVAAFTLAAVQAAASGALIYTMIRVSAHARRRETAIMRLVGATNATIRAPFVLECALSGLTGGMVAAAALVMCKAFLVDGRFAHQTTFPLFGWDAVWVSGGAVMALGALAAAAMGSLALHRHLRA
- the ftsE gene encoding cell division ATP-binding protein FtsE, with amino-acid sequence MIRLDAVTMTYPAGTRPALRDLTLRIDEGEFVYLVGPSGSGKSTLLRLLLREERATSGLVTLDGMDLAAIPDRRVPLLRRAVGCVFQDFRLLPDRTVAGNVAFALDVVGRPRHVVRAVVPEVLGLVGLAGKENRYPDELSGGEQQRVAIARAFVGRPRVLLADEPTGNLDPATSEGIMRLLDAVNRTGTTVVMATHNAGLVDARRRRVIELADGACVRDEHGGAYEADETGTAAATPGQGTTGMTAAAGTPAGAGGGVD